In a genomic window of Punica granatum isolate Tunisia-2019 chromosome 6, ASM765513v2, whole genome shotgun sequence:
- the LOC116209815 gene encoding dof zinc finger protein DOF5.3-like, protein MFMELPVSRHHDILMASSHNSPLQDMLACGQKVTPQQEQRDNSGGNNSKAAGNKPQPEQALKCPRCDSTNTKFCYYNNYSLSQPRYFCKSCRRYWTKGGTLRNVPVGGGCRKNKRPSSSSSSTSKRPNSHLDPQFSAVATEATSIPLVNRFPMDLGLGQFGGEPQKRFEPNCDLSFLGSLGLHGMISSTPNVGSSSVDIPGFFDSVRNGLFHETQHHQSSFHNFYHGAGEIPGPCEELSCSVMKREMMSDFGNDNRVLWGFPWSGNSEEVDSAR, encoded by the exons ATGTTCATGGAGCTTCCAGTCAGCCGACACCAT GATATATTGATGGCTTCTTCTCACAATTCGCCGCTCCAAGACATGCTAGCGTGTGGCCAGAAGGTTACCCCGCAGCAAGAGCAGAGGGATAATAGCGGCGGCAATAACAGTAAGGCGGCCGGGAACAAGCCGCAGCCCGAGCAAGCCCTAAAGTGCCCTCGGTGCGACTCGACGAACACCAAGTTCTGCTACTACAACAACTACAGCCTGTCCCAGCCCAGGTACTTCTGTAAGTCCTGCAGGAGGTACTGGACTAAAGGGGGAACCTTGAGGAATGTTCCCGTGGGTGGAGGCTGCAGGAAGAACAAGAGgccctcttcttcctcttcctcaacTTCGAAGAGGCCGAATTCCCATCTCGACCCTCAATTCTCGGCTGTCGCCACTGAGGCCACTAGCATCCCTCTTGTCAATAGGTTCCCGATGGACTTGGGTCTTGGGCAGTTTGGCGGTGAGCCCCAGAAGAGGTTCGAACCCAACTGCGACCTCTCCTTCTTGGGAAGCCTCGGGCTCCACGGCATGATCAGCAGCACCCCTAATGTTGGTTCCTCTTCGGTCGATATCCCTGGCTTCTTCGATTCCGTCAGGAACGGACTGTTCCATGAGACCCAGCACCACCAGAGCAGCTTCCACAACTTCTATCACGGAGCTGGGGAGATCCCTGGGCCATGTGAGGAATTATCCTGCAGCGTTATGAAGCGCGAGATGATGTCAGACTTCGGGAATGACAATCGGGTCCTGTGGGGATTCCCATGGAGCGGGAATTCTGAGGAAGTTGATTCGGCAAGATAG
- the LOC116210111 gene encoding LOB domain-containing protein 1-like, whose translation MGCPGRADSELPRSPSSPRSPAPASMIMSPCAACKILRRKCSEKCVLAPYFPPTDPVKFTIAHRVFGASNIIKFLQELPESQRADAVSSMVYEASARIRDPVYGCAGAICQLQKQINELQAELAKAKAEMSSMKTQHAHLMALICTVEMDRPSPSSSTEQSDDSNISRAVNETNPSYILDHDNYLGSSWPGSLWA comes from the exons ATGGGCTGTCCTGGCAGAGCTGATTCGGAGCTGCCGCGTTCCCCATCGTCGCCACGCTCTCCTGCACCGGCATCGATGATCATGAGCCCATGTGCCGCCTGCAAAATACTGAGGAGGAAGTGCAGCGAGAAATGCGTCCTGGCACCCTACTTCCCTCCTACCGACCCTGTCAAGTTCACCATCGCCCATCGGGTCTTTGGCGCCAGCAATATCATCAAGTTCCTCCAG GAGCTTCCCGAATCGCAGAGGGCTGACGCTGTGAGCAGCATGGTGTATGAGGCGAGTGCGAGGATCAGAGACCCGGTTTACGGTTGTGCCGGGGCCATCTGCCAGCTCCAGAAGCAGATAAACGAGCTGCAGGCGGAGCTGGCCAAGGCGAAGGCAGAGATGTCCAGCATGAAGACCCAGCATGCCCACCTCATGGCTCTGATCTGTACGGTTGAGATGGACCGGCCATCCCCTTCGTCGTCAACTGAGCAGTCTGACGACAGCAACATTTCTCGAGCTGTCAATGAAACTAACCCGAGCTATATATTGGACCATGACAACTACTTGGGCTCGTCGTGGCCAGGATCTCTCTGGGCATGA
- the LOC116211441 gene encoding V-type proton ATPase subunit a1 isoform X2, translated as MSSWSLRWYWRRMVSLQLQASSFLFSEKNHHAVVEERELEESVNSNHDYIETGSLLEKEMRPGLSEQSGVRFISGIICKSKAVRFERMLFRATRGNMLFNQAPADEEIVDPVTFEKDAKVVFMVFFSGEQAKTKILKICEAFGANCYPVPEDVTKQRQITREVLSRLSDLEATLDAGIWHRNKALSSIDDNLTKWVNMVRREKAVYDTLNMLNFDVTKKCLVGEGWCPIFARPKIQEALQRATYDSNSQVGIIFHVMDAMESPPTYFRTNHFTNAFQEIVDAYGVARYQEANPAVYTVITFPFLFAVMFGDWGHGICLLLGALVLIARESKLSKKKLGSFMEMLFGGRYVLLLMAIFSIYCGLIYNEFFSVPFHIFGGSAYRCRDASCSDARTVGLVKYRDPYPFGVDPSWRGSRSELPFLNSLKMKMSILLGVAQMNLGILISYFNARFFGSSLDIRYQFIPQMIFLNSLFGYLSLLIIIKWCTGSQADLYHVMIYMFLSPTDDLGENELFWGQRPLQVVLLLLALVAVPWMLFPKPFILKKLHTERFQGRTYGMLGTSEMDLDVEPDSARARQHHDDFNFSEVFVHQMIHSIEFILGAVSNTASYLRLWALSLAHSELSTVFYEKVLLLAWSYDNFIIRLVGLAVFAFATAFILLMMETLSAFLHALRLHWVEFQNKFYHGDGYKFKPFSFASLIDDED; from the exons GATGGTTTCACTCCAATTGCAGGCGAgcagttttcttttctcagaAAAGAATCACCATGCGGTTGTTGAGGAGAGAGAACTAGAGGAAAGTGTAAATTCAAATCATGACTACATCGAGACAGGTTCCTTACTTGAAAAG GAGATGAGACCTGGATTGTCAGAACAATCTGGTGTGAGGTTTATCAGCGGGATCATATGTAAATCCAAAGCAGTTAGATTTGAGAGGATGCTTTTTCGTGCTACAAGAGGCAATATGCTTTTCAATCAGGCCCCTGCTGACGAAGAGATCGTGGATCCTGTGACATTTGAAAAA GATGCGAAAGTAGTATTTATGGTATTTTTCTCAGGAGAGCAAGCAAAGACGAAGATTTTGAAAATCTGTGAGGCATTTGGTGCCAATTGTTATCCTGTTCCTGAAGATGTTACTAAGCAACGGCAAATAACTAGAGAA GTTTTGTCTCGTCTTTCTGACTTGGAAGCAACCTTGGATGCTGGGATCTGGCACAGAAACAAAGCCCTTTCATCCATTGATGACAATCTAACAAAATGGGTAAATATG GTAAGAAGAGAGAAAGCCGTATATGATACATTAAATATGTTGAACTTTGATGTAACAAAGAAATGTCTTGTTGGAGAAGGATGGTGCCCCATATTTGCTAGACCTAAG ATCCAGGAGGCTCTGCAGCGTGCAACATATGATAGTAATTCCCAAGTTGGTATTATATTTCATGTGATGGATGCAATGGAATCTCCTCCTACATACTTCAGGACCAATCATTTCACAAACGCATTTCAAGAAATTGTTGACGCATACGG AGTTGCAAGATATCAAGAGGCAAATCCAGCTGTTTACACTGTCATtacatttccttttctttttgcggTGATGTTTGGGGATTGGGGTCATGGAATATGCCTGTTGTTAGGAGCTTTAGTCCTTATTGCTCGGGAAAGTAAGCTCAGTAAGAAG AAACTAGGCAGCTTTATGGAGATGCTATTTGGGGGACGCTATGTACTCCTTTTGATGGCTATATTTTCCATATACTGTGGATTGATCTACAACGAATTCTTCTCTGTTCCATTTCACATTTTTGGTGGATCTGCTTACAGATGTAGAGATGCTTCTTGCAG CGATGCACGTACAGTTGGTTTGGTTAAGTACCGGGATCCTTATCCATTTGGTGTCGATCCTAGTTGGCGAGGAAGCCGTTCAGAACTTCCATTCCTGAACTCTCTCAAGATGAAGATGTCTATTTTATTGGGTGTGGCACAGATGAATCTAGGTATCCTAATTAGCTACTTCAATGCACGCTTTTTTGGCAGCTCACTTGATATCAG GTACCAGTTCATTCCTCAAATGATCTTCCTCAACAGTCTCTTCGGGTATCTGTCGCTTCTCATCATTATAAAATGGTGCACGGGTTCGCAAGCAGACCTTTATCATGTAATGATCTACATGTTCCTGAGTCCTACCGACGATCTTGGTGAGAATGAGCTATTCTGGGGCCAGCGACCACTTCAG GTCGTTCTATTGCTTTTAGCACTCGTTGCAGTCCCATGGATGCTCTTTCCAAAACCTTTCATCTTGAAGAAACTTCACACTGAG CGATTTCAAGGGCGTACTTATGGGATGCTCGGTACTTCCGAGATGGATCTTGATGTGGAACCCGATTCTGCACGGGCACGGCAACATCatgatgattttaatttcagtGAGGTCTTTGTGCATCAAATGATACACTCCATAGAATTCATCCTGGGTGCAGTTTCCAACACAGCTTCATATCTTCGGCTCTGGGCTTTAAG CTTGGCCCACTCAGAACTGTCAACTGTCTTCTACGAGAAAGTCCTCCTCCTTGCCTGGAG CTACGACAACTTCATCATCAGATTAGTGGGGCTGGCTGTTTTCGCTTTTGCAACTGCCTTCATACTATTGATGATGGAGACGCTCAGCGCTTTCCTTCATGCCCTGCGTCTTCACTGGGTAGAATTCCAGAACAAGTTCTACCACGGAGATGGCTATAAGTTCAAACCGTTCTCCTTTGCATCACTAATTGACGATGAAGACTAG